From a single Brettanomyces bruxellensis chromosome 5, complete sequence genomic region:
- the CDC42 gene encoding Rho GTPase, with amino-acid sequence MGSYNNNTIKCVVVGDGAVGKTCLLISYTSNQFPEDYVPTVFDNYAVTVMIGDEPYTFGLFDTAGQEDYDRLRPLSYPQTDIFLICFSVVVPSSFDNVKEKWYPEISHHAPHVPCIIVGTQIDLRDDPTALANLARQHQKPITYQQGERLAKELKAVKYDECSALTQVGLKSLFDDAIVAALEPPVIKKSKKCIIL; translated from the coding sequence ATGGGTTCATATAACAACAATACGATAAAATGTGTGGTGGTTGGAGATGGTGCAGTGGGAAAAACATGCCTTTTAATCTCTTACACAAGTAATCAGTTTCCGGAGGATTATGTCCCAACCGTTTTCGATAATTATGCCGTTACTGTTATGATTGGTGACGAGCCTTACACATTTGGATTGTTTGATACAGCTGGACAGGAAGATTACGATAGATTAAGACCACTTTCATATCCGCAAAcagatatatttttaatttgctTCTCCGTTGTCGTTCCTTCATCATTCGATAATGTGAAAGAGAAGTGGTATCCAGAAATAAGTCATCATGCTCCTCATGTACCTTGCATCATTGTTGGAACTCAAATAGATTTGAGAGATGATCCTACGGCACTTGCTAATCTTGCCCGCCAGCATCAAAAACCAATAACCTATCAACAAGGTGAACGCCTTGCAAAGGAACTAAAGGCGGTGAAATATGATGAATGCTCTGCTCTTACCCAAGTCGGTTTGAAGAGCTTATTTGACGATGCCATCGTTGCTGCACTTGAGCCCCCTGTTATcaagaagagcaagaaatgTATCATTCTTTGA
- a CDS encoding uncharacterized protein (BUSCO:EOG09260RS7) has product MKKVNTNTKLEYQAVVLTDSYQTRFMPLTHVEPRCLMPLANVPLIEYTLEFLAQTDVVSEVFLMCSSHADQIQKYIDQSKWVLPSSPFSKIHTLLTVESRSVGDAMRDIDARGMITGDFILVSGDVITNMDLNKALSAHRQHKQDDRDYVSTMVLKQASPLHRSRSYVEPACFILEEGTNRCIYYQDIPPLNGRKTSVDIDPELLGDVGEIVLKNDLIDCRVDICTPQVLSTFQENFDYQFLRADWVKGVLSSDLLRKHVYTYITKDDYAARVESWQTYDGISQDVLERWCYPIVPERNLLEDQTYTYESQHVYKESNIRLSQSCKIDSCVEIGSRTFVGDGSRIGSSVIGRDCYIGKNVIIDNSYIWKGARVEDGAVIRHSIVASDAVIKENVIINPGSVIGFGVVIGKDVVIANYTKITKNLFKEKKRIKEEPSDATSDFGNETEGSSSQFTTTTDEESTSAATSEIPSESDSGEENTNNTTRENIVGSDGVGFLYEDDERYNGMVSQMASLELSDVSIASSTITRRSTKRKKRTMSSTASQAAASEEESEDFEQEAIATVNRAMENNYDIDTSLLEVNTLRMSMNVTYHEVRDATCKAMLSRVDHFIETQTLGVKEAVEKIFQKWSELFTRQVFEDADQVDLMMIIQQICSGLDPKYGSMILLYALLILYEQEIIEEDNINIWWNSEDSKALNRVRDKTAKWIEWLAQAESESEGENENESDESEE; this is encoded by the coding sequence ATGAAAAAGGTCAACACCAACACAAAGCTTGAGTACCAGGCTGTAGTGCTAACTGATTCTTATCAGACAAGGTTCATGCCATTGACTCATGTCGAACCGAGATGCCTTATGCCATTAGCGAATGTACCTTTAATAGAATACACTTTAGAGTTTTTAGCACAAACAGACGTGGTGTCGGAAGTATTTTTGATGTGCTCTTCACATGCTgatcaaattcaaaaatacATTGATCAATCGAAATGggttcttccttcttcaccATTTTCTAAGATTCACACATTGCTGACTGTGGAATCAAGATCAGTTGGTGATGCAATGAGAGATATTGATGCCAGGGGAATGATTACCGGCGATTTCATTCTTGTCTCAGGTGATGTGATTACAAACATGGATCTTAACAAGGCTTTGAGTGCTCATCGCCAGCATAAACAAGATGACAGGGATTACGTTTCAACAATGGTTTTGAAACAAGCATCACCGCTGCACAGATCACGTTCGTATGTAGAGCCAGCATGCTTTATCCTCGAGGAGGGAACAAACAGGTGCATATATTATCAGGATATTCCACCATTAAACGGTAGAAAAACATCTGTGGACATCGATCCTGAGTTATTGGGCGATGTTGGTGAAATAgtgttgaaaaatgatctTATTGACTGCCGTGTTGACATTTGCACGCCACAGGTTTTGTCAACGTTTcaggaaaattttgattACCAGTTCTTGAGGGCAGACTGGGTTAAAGGTGTTTTAAGTAGCGATTTACTGCGTAAACATGTTTACACATATATCACTAAAGACGACTATGCCGCAAGAGTTGAAAGCTGGCAGACATACGACGGAATTTCACAGGATGTTTTGGAGAGGTGGTGCTATCCGATCGttccagaaagaaatttattggAAGACCAAACGTACACTTATGAAAGCCAGCATGTTTACAAGGAGTCCAACATACGGTTATCGCAATCATGTAAAATTGATTCATGCGTCGAAATAGGTTCCCGAACGTTTGTTGGAGACGGTTCTCGTATTGGCTCTTCCGTGATTGGCAGAGATTGTTACATTGGTAAAAATGTTATAATAGACAATTCATACATTTGGAAAGGGGCCAGAGTTGAGGATGGTGCTGTTATTAGACATTCCATCGTTGCGTCAGATGCTGTGATCAAAGAAAACGTTATCATCAATCCTGGTTCGGTGATTGGTTTTGGCGTTGTTATTGGAAAAGATGTCGTTATTGCAAACTATACTAAAATCACTAAGAATCTAttcaaggaaaagaagagaattaAGGAAGAACCTTCAGATGCCACTTCAGATTTCGGCAATGAGACTGAGGGCTCTAGTAGTCAATTCACTACCACAACGGATGAAGAATCCACCAGTGCGGCTACAAGCGAGATTCCATCAGAATCGGATTCGGGAGAAGAAAACACAAATAATACCACACGTGAGAATATCGTTGGCTCAGATGGGGTTGGCTTCTTATACGAGGATGATGAGAGATACAACGGAATGGTGAGCCAAATGGCATCTCTCGAGCTTTCTGATGTGTCGATTGCTTCAAGTACCATCACTAGACGTTcaacaaaaaggaagaaaagaacaatgTCGTCAACAGCAAGTCAGGCCGCAGCATCAGAGGAGGAAAGTGAGGATTTCGAGCAGGAGGCAATTGCTACTGTTAATCGTGCTATGGAAAACAACTATGATATTGACACATCTCTTCTTGAGGTGAACACTTTACGTATGAGTATGAATGTGACCTACCATGAAGTCAGAGATGCCACTTGCAAGGCGATGCTTTCACGGGTTGATCACTTTATTGAGACTCAAACTTTGGGTGTAAAAGAGGCTGTGGAAAAGATATTCCAAAAGTGGTCTGAATTATTCACCAGGCaagtatttgaagatgCTGATCAAGTCGATCTTATGATGATAATACAACAGATTTGCAGCGGTCTGGATCCTAAATACGGATCTATGATCCTACTATATGCTTTACTTATACTATATGAGCAGGAAATCATCGAAGAGGACAATATTAATATCTGGTGGAACAGTGAGGATTCGAAAGCATTAAACAGAGTTAGAGATAAAACAGCAAAATGGATTGAGTGGCTTGCACAGGCGGAAAGTGAGAGCGAAGGAGAGAATGAGAATGAAAGTGATGAAAGCGAAGAAtga